One genomic segment of Aquamicrobium lusatiense includes these proteins:
- a CDS encoding ArsR/SmtB family transcription factor yields the protein MKESSQCDASYQKLGDAELADRLGALSHPARIEILRCLAKASSCCCGEVVGRLDLAQSTVSQHLKILVAAGLVRFEADGQRSRYAIDRPALRAVAEMLACFASSCCSDDC from the coding sequence ATGAAAGAATCCTCCCAATGTGACGCCAGCTATCAGAAGCTGGGTGACGCCGAACTGGCCGACCGGCTTGGTGCGCTTTCGCATCCGGCGCGGATCGAGATTCTTCGCTGTCTGGCGAAGGCGAGTTCCTGCTGCTGCGGAGAGGTGGTGGGTCGTCTCGACCTCGCGCAATCGACCGTCTCCCAGCACCTCAAGATTCTGGTGGCCGCCGGTCTGGTGCGCTTCGAGGCCGATGGTCAGCGCTCGCGCTATGCCATCGACCGCCCGGCATTGCGGGCGGTCGCCGAAATGCTGGCCTGCTTCGCGTCCTCCTGCTGTTCCGATGATTGTTAG